In the Danio rerio strain Tuebingen ecotype United States chromosome 8, GRCz12tu, whole genome shotgun sequence genome, one interval contains:
- the LOC101883064 gene encoding uncharacterized protein, with the protein MAHSKDPVGHWKDLETWLSVVTGSLLPKAAETLQPLTQNQLDENIDSIMKQDPSQSFNHKELAKITGTLSHTLIATLKLSDRHASQLQHKLTRLQARTEQLELEAQERLQQPHEVDEGTTEEIDKLQEALTAVTEEREQARADHADVANKLDYAEQLLKEAKVDLRDKKARIKALETHLSEARHEIDRLMQEVDDIKEESASELRHAYALRYEPPKTRCAPASPLPSRTGSPVPELSPIERGEKPCRRSSPTPSEEPYLTPQRREPVIASHRSSYSLDLKDLDKLARNIGKFNPSVSGGLEVHAYLQDIDFHLEMRPNVSNKERLYLLRATSSTEVRSFLDRQPAQVKNDYRLLQEALIREFANPESDQGLLSALETKQARNESPHAYYNRLRQAFFGTRYEPNMEEDLNFKILFLRNLHPAVSQHLGVLLACPRTMSIQQLRDLTQKAHDKQKMVLEKNTKTAKVLDFNTQNPELALEGAQCPNSVRPPSPAWNASSSN; encoded by the coding sequence ATGGCTCACTCCAAAGATCCTGTTGGCCACTGGAAGGACCTGGAAACATGGCTGAGCGTTGTAACAGGCAGTCTCCTCCCTAAAGCTGCCGAAACACTGCAGCCCCTGACGCAAAACCAATTGGATgagaacatagacagcatcatgaAGCAAGACCCAAGTCAAAGCTTCAACCACAAGGAGCTGGCCAAAATCACTGGTACTTTGAGTCACACACTCATAGCCACCCTCAAATTGAGTGACAGACACGCCTCCCAACTCCAACACAAGCTGACACGCCTGCAAGCCCGCACCGAGCAGCTAGAGCTAGAGGCTCAGGAACGTCTTCAACAACCACATGAGGTGGATGAAGGTACCACAGAGGAGATCGACAAACTACAAGAAGCCCTAACAGCCGTCACAGAAGAAAGAGAACAAGCCAGAGCAGACCACGCTGACGTCGCTAACAAGCTAGATTATGCTGAACAGCTACTGAAGGAAGCGAAGGTGGACTTAAGAGACAAGAAGGCCAGAATCAAAGCCCTTGAAACTCACCTGAGCGAAGCAAGACATGAGATCGACAGACTAATGCAGGAAGTGGATGACATCAAAGAGGAGTCCGCCAGTGAACTCAGGCATGCCTATGCACTGCGCTATGAACCTCCAAAGACAAGATGTGCACCAGCCTCGCCCCTGCCAAGCAGGACAGGATCCCCTGTTCCTGAGCTCTCACCTATTGAAAGAGGTGAGAAACCATGCAGAAGATCTTCGCCAACACCTTCTGAAGAGCCTTACCTTACCCCACAGCGACGAGAGCCTGTGATAGCCAGTCACAGATCGTCATACAGTCTGGACCTTAAAGACCTTGACAAGCTGGCCAGAAACATTGGCAAGTTTAATCCAAGTGTGTCAGGTGGTTTGGAGGTCCACGCTTATTTGCAAGACATTGATTTCCATCTGGAAATGAGACCTAATGTCTCTAATAAAGAAAGACTGTATTTGCTTCGAGCCACATCCAGCACTGAGGTGCGCAGCTTCCTGGACCGACAGCCGGCTCAGGTAAAGAACGATTACCGTTTGCTCCAAGAAGCCCTCATCAGAGAGTTTGCAAACCCTGAATCAGATCAAGGACTGTTAAGTGCTCTGGAGACAAAACAAGCTCGCAATGAGTCCCCACATGCTTACTACAACCGACTCAGGCAAGCCTTTTTCGGAACTCGCTACGAACCGAATATGGAAGAAGACCTGAACTTTAAGATTCTCTTCCTGAGAAACCTCCATCCTGCAGTAAGCCAACATCTCGGAGTACTCCTCGCATGCCCACGAACAATGAGCATCCAGCAATTGCGAGATTTGACACAGAAAGCCCACGACAAACAAAAGATGGTGTTAGAGAAGAACACTAAAACTGCAAAAGTTCTTGACTTTAACACCCAGAATCCAGAACTGGCACTAGAGGGTGCCCAATGCCCAAACAGCGTGAGACCACCATCCCCAGCGTGGAATGCGTCTTCGTCCAATTGA